TTGTAGTCACCAGGGAGGAGGAGCCTCCCACAGGTAGAGATTAACCGAGGAGAGCTGTTGAAGCACTTAGTTGGAGATGGTCCGTCActgaaatcgtttttttttcttttagattgGCAAACCGTTGCCGCAGTGAGTGCTTCTACTGGCGGGAGGAACCAGGAGCTGCAGCTCCCTGCTCGGGTCCCCGTGCGCCGGTCAACTGAGCAGCCGAAAGCTGCCAGCAAGGAGCCGGCATCCGAGTGGAAGATGCCAGCTGTCACCAACCGGCACGTTTCCCCAGAGGTGTGAGGACATCCGTTAGTAGTAGTTAGTTAGTAATGTACAATGTTTCATAAGCTGCTTTCTCAATGTCCGATTTGAGGACTGATTACTACGTTCCCCTTTTCTGTCagtattttttatattagtGCTGATCAGATGGTTCAAAATCCTTTTCCTCCCAGGATAAGCAAACTACACCTCCTGAGCCCAGACCCGGCCCCTTTATGCTGGAGCCCCTTCCTACTCCATCCCTCAACCCTCCTTCAAGAATGAACCCACAGTCGGTCTGTCAGACTCCCAACGGCTACAGGAACCGCTGTGCTAGCAGGTATTTTCTTGACTGTAGTCAGTGGGCATTTTATTTGCTTTATCTATCTTCTTCACGTGCTGCTTTTTTACAATGAAACAATTGTGAGCATTAACACCCCTTCCACCCCCTCCCCGAAGCTTTATTACCCCTGTTGTAAAGAGAGGCCCTGAGGTGCCCTCCTCTGCGGTAGCAGCGCACAGAGCTGCACCCGTTCAGCAGCCGTGCACGCCGCTCAACCAAGCGTCGGGCTTCCAAACCCCACAGGTACGTCATGTTCTCTCCCCGCTTCTGCTCTCCTCTTGGATACTGAATCCGTGTTTTAGACCCGCAGCACATGCTGCACGGGTACATtggggttttttcttcttctttttttctcatgtgACTACATTGGCAGTAAGTTATTAGGCTGCAATaacttttgttttaattcaattcCAGTCGTCCTTCTCTGCGTTGTCAAATGAAACTATTACCATCAAGGGAAAGCAGTTCTTCATACTTAAGATGATTGGACGTGGCGGGTCTAGCAAGGTAAAAACATCGGTTGGAAACTCCTGTTAAAGGGATCATAGACGTGGCTTTTTGTCATCAGCGAGCGTTGTGTTCTGTTTCAGGTCTATCAGGTCCTCGATCACAAAAAGCAGCTGTTCGCTGTGAAATACGTCGACCTCGAGGAGGCTGACGCTCAGACAATAGAAAGCTACAAAAATGAGATTGTGCATCTGAATCGCTTGCAGCAGTACAGCGATCAAATCATCAAGCTGTACGACTAGTAAGCACATTGGTTTCTGAAGCCATCGTCGCGTCCCCTTCAAACTGATTAGAAGTACTTTTTGTATACGAAATGAAGAATGATAGCAGGTTGAATGACCATAACCGATGTGTTTACAGTGAAATAACCACCAGCTACATCTACATGCTGATGGAGTGCGGTAACTTGGATCTGAACACTTGGCTGCGAAACCGCAAGACTGTGAATCCGCTGGAGAGGAAGTTCTACTGGAAGAACATGCTGGAGGCCGTCGACACCATCCACAAACACGGTCCGCCTCTTTTCCTCCCACTCACTGCGGCTCCCTCGGTCTCAGGGCTGTCTGCTCAGATGAACTTCATTTCCAACAAGTCCGATTGTCCTAAATGTCCTCCGTGTGTCCTCGTGCAGGGATCGTCCACAGTGACTTGAAGCCAGCAAATTTTGTCATTGTCAATGCTTCGCTGAAGTTGATTGACTTTGGCATCGCCAACAGAATCCAGCCAGACGTCACGAGCATCATGAAGGATTCACAGGTACGTGAACGATGTTGCGTTAACGTGCAGCACCAAGGACGACAATGTTGGTGCTTTGATGAAAAACAGAAACCCCAGAGTAAGTGCTTGAAATGCATTGATCTACACTTCACCATTGCTAAATGAAAGTAAGTTTCACAGCCAGTGGACATGCAGAGCACAGCCCCTCTCATGAAAGTGCCACAACCAAACCAGATGTTCTGAAATGTGGGAAGAAGAAACCAATGGTCCTGTACACCTAAggctattttctttcttttttaaacacaggtTGGAACCTTGAACTACATGCCCCCCGAGGCCATCAAAGACACCTCATCCCAGGCAGGGAAAGCCCGCTCAAAGGTACCGAGCCCACCCAGGGGGATAAACATGCAGAGCTGTCATTTCTGGTTGCAGAGCTGTTTGTGAAGACGGTCTCTCTTCGTTTCTCCCAAAGATCAGTCCCAAAGGTGACGTGTGGTCCCTCGGCTGCATCCTGTACTGCATGACTTATGGGAAAACTCCGTTCCAAAGCATCGTCAATCAGATTGCCAAGCTGCACGCCATCATCGACCCTTCTCATGGGATGGAATTCCCTGACATCGCCGAGAAGGATTTGCTGGATGTGTTGAAGGTGCGAGACCATGACTGAACTGTATTAGTGTAGAATGATTTTGCCATGATGGAGGCTCTCGTGCTGGTAGAAAACCTTAATTATTACTTGGTCTATAAATGTGTGTCGGGTATTTTAACTCTTAATTATATTTATGTAGTACCGTTTGAGtgttgcaaaatgttttttgcaaaaaaactaCAGTGTTGAACAGCGCTACTTCAGGATGACCAGCAAACGGTTTGATGGTCTGTTGTTTCGGCCCGGTGCCAGCGTCTCTCGGTTAGACGCCATCTTACTTACAGCCGTTCAGTCTCAGCTTCATAATGTGTATTCACGCTTTGGCAGCAGAACGGGCGAATTTTTTGccgaaagttgaaatatttctacTTTGGTGAAAAGGCGATTTACTCGCTTTGCTTTTTCGCGTCCTGCGCACCGCCCATTGAAAATGTGCTTCCTCCGCAACCAGTTACGTGTCTGCATTGACTTTGCGTGGAATCTACTTGTGTGAATGCTTCGCTTTTGGTATGAACGCAGCATTACAGGTTTAACTAAGATATTAACGTCCACATCCGTTTAAAATGTGGCTACTTTTGAAGTGGTGTGAACTACTAATCCGTTTTTCCGTCGGGTTCTTGCAGAGGTGCTTGGTACGAAACCCACGAGAGCGAATCTCTATCGCAGAGCTGCTGGAGCATCCATACCTGCAGCTGAAGAACCAAACAACACCTggaccaggtacacacacgcacatcaaaCTGTATACTTGGAAGCCAGCCTTGCGGTTCACCACCTGATGCTTAGCCGTACTCTCCTCACATCTCTCAGAACGTTGCAGTAACGGTGATCTCCAGAGGATCCTAACAGACCTCGCAGCCCTGCAGTCTCCAAAGAGCATCGTCCGAGCTGCTAATGTAAGATTTACGAGGGACAACGTTCGACTTTGACTCGATTCAGGAGTTTCTTAAATAGTAACTCTGCCTTCTGCTCTTCACAGAATCTGGCCAGAATGTGCAGCAGCGGCAGGAAGTTGGATGTTGCAGAGTGCGCAAAGCCATCCACCTAATTGTCCTGGATTGTTATTTACATTattccctttctcttttttaactCCTTAACCACTTCAGTGGAGTAACAGTATTTTCTGTAGAATTTACAAGTCTATTTTTTGTGGCTTTTGAAACAAAATTATTAGATTTCTTCATTTTACTCTAATCCTCTGATAATAAATGTAAGCATACAGCATAGTCAAATAAAAGTACTGTATTCTTAGGACTTGTGGATCTGtttcaaaatgttgtgtttatcAAGAtattatctaaaaaaaaaaattattgtCAATAAGTAAATTTTGTAGTGCTTTGATTTTTGTATTAAATCCTTTCTACAGGCCTCTAGTGACAATAATAGAAATTGAAGATCTCATTTAAGTTTCATAGCATCCTTGACTTCCCCCTGAAATTTGTGCATTTAAATCGTTTTGAGGATATCATTTTCCCGAACTGTTAGATTGGAAAGGCAATAGGGGatcattttttctattttcacatgtttttttcttataatGGAATTAAAATGGATAATGCCATCCTCTTAGAGCTTCTGATTAATCCAGTTCTCAAATATATTGCCGCAAAGGATGATAAACTAaatattaaagctgcaagcaacGCTGGACGGGCCTCGCTATTCCGCACGTCGGGGGACTGGCCGGACGCTAGAAACAAAAACTCCTGTGGCCGTGGGACAGAGTGTCCGACAGTCAGTCGTTGTTAACCGTGTGGAGAGACGCAAAATGGCATACGTTACCAAACCTTTTCTTAAATCTCTCTCACCAGCCTTCtaatcaatttcagatggtatttaaaaaggaagcgatcaatagttacatgataattccacttaaggcagagagtacacatccccacGGTGTCACTCAgcgataaccaggacattctgatgtacttttccaaaatgaaagcctctcgaAATACCATATATGaaccaatttccttcaaattctcaatcacgagactacttttggtcaatttcagtttagaattaaaagaaaactatcaatagttacattatcatttcacttcagacggatagtaaacatccccaaggtgtcactcagcgataaacaggacattctgatgtacttttccaaaataaaagcctctcaaaataccatacatgagccaaaatatcaaaagactacatctggtcaatttcagattagatttaaaagaaaacaatgaataGTTACACAGTAATTCCACTTCAGGGAGAGAGTACAcctccccaaggtgtcactcagtgataaccaggacattcatATATACAATtttagaaaattaaagcctctcgaaatgccacctttgttttttactggatactagaaaattTGACTTCCTGCTACCAGTATGTGACGCTTTGACTTGATTGaactttacatctcttcaggccaagagtctcatcaaacatgtgtaaattgaaAAGAATCCGATGATGTGGAGTAAAGTTACAATGatttagttgttcttggcgaaggaCCAATTTTGCCAATGCACCCTCTCGCCACAgattatcggattcttataatattcaaaGTGAAGCATTATCACGGTCTTACCTCCCTGCTGAGAaattttgagagggatcagattgaCCTTTGAAGagcataacctgtgaggagcagggtgtaaaaaaataaatacattcatcttCCTGTTGTCACCAGGtgggttaaaaatgatcatatggatgtctacagggtgagaagttcatgctatatgagaaatatggagcagattagataaagtatggtcgagttaaaaccacttcaattttcatggcgaatggtgtttttttgaaaacgctccctacacacacagtttggaatttcttcctgcaaaatgcaatttttagagCCTAGGtcctcaagatcacactgcacgaatttgaaaagaatcgagTTTAATCCCTGGGAGAGTTTGGTCTTTTACACCGTAGGAAATCATTAGGcaaaaggcagattttcaatGATTAATTGCAGCGCtacctattcttcaaatattctcaaaaaaaaagggtctgttcaggggttcaatgttcacatgtgttacaagtttggtgagggcaggccaaatcatttggaagttatgagtcttgccagattaagccacaccccttgcgAAGTTCAGTACCCCATATCTTCTCAGGacaatgagatatcaacatGATCTGGTGTGGTGTGGTGGGGGGATAGTGacccaataatgatccacagaaaatgtCATGACAATCGGACAAAATGATCAGTTCTgatatgcatgccaaatttaacaactttttgaatatgataaaagGCCTCAAAAGGGGaaaattccttagagaaaataataattccatgaaatacaataggttcctctacgactagactagtcgtagcgaggaccctaattaTATGCTCAAAGGAATGTGATATGATACTGTTTATTCAGTTATTcaggtttattttctttagaaAATTAGATTAATTGAAttctattatatattttttttatccttcaCTTTTTTGTCTTTCAAATGTTAACGTACTCTTGTAAATAACAAACCCTAAAGGGAACGTTTTCTCCGGGTTGAATGTCAATGTGTTGCAATGTCCTTAAGGGGTCTTCCAAGGAACtagaaaaatattttgtttcatATTAATTTTCCTTCCAAGCAAAGCTGTTATATAAACACGTGTATAGTATTTGGACCCTTGCAAAGCTCTTGGATTTAGAGTGAAAGGTGGTGGTGACGCTGCCATGTCTATGTAAATACCCAATATTTAAAATGCTGCTCGACCGTGACGTCATTTGGTCGTCGCTATTAGCGTGTGCTGTGACGCTTACACCGCCCTCCCTTTCGACCAATCATAACCTCCGCATGCAGACTGGCTGCCAccgagaaagagaaacaggaagTCTCACTCTGCCACTATTCTAAGGTATCAGAGAGTGCCGTCCTTCCGTTTCTTCCTAGACTTCTTGTTGATTTTCTCAACACAAGATAAAAGCGATGTATAACACCATTCCACGCAAAAATTACGTTTCAAACATATACTTACATAGCCcgtaaaaacgttttttttaagtcgCAAATAAGCATAACAGGGGTTTCCTGTCCGTGCGACATCCTCTCTCCTTGAACCCCCCAAAAGATGTTGACGGTATaaaaaaatatctattttttttcaccCTTTGCTGAAACTATATTATGGAAATTAACTCTAGAGTAGTGATGGAAAACCTGCATttcatgtgtgaaaaaaaagatcaatcgTGGGATTACAGCTCGATAGAAAGTGTGATCTCCTCGCACGAATACACGATCTTCGCGCTTTGCCCTTCCTGGATAACTGTAACAACAGCGATGGCGGCTGCTGCACGGTTCTTCGTCCGTGGTGCCCGCTCCAAACTTCCCATCTCTGGCGTTGTCCCCGGTCCTCGGAGCTCCTTTGCTGCCGCTCTGCTCAAGTTGTCCCCGGGCTCCAGCTCCCGGACACAACGGAGACATGCAGCGCACTTTACCTTCCAGGCTGACCCCGAGCCGACGCAGTACGGTGAGTGGCTGGTTAGCAGGCTAACGATAGCTAGCGTTAATAGTTAACTTACATTAACAGGAAACAATTGTGTAGCACATGTACACAACTGTTAGAAAGTAAAGTGACTCACCAGCATTGGCAGCAGCTTCTTTTTAGTCGAACCGAAAGGGGTTGTAATTGCGACAGCTGTTCAGCTGTCACGTCATCACGCCGTATGacaaatgctttttattttaagttgtgTACTAAGTTAATGTTACAGTAAGTTCCCTTTTTAATCTGTATTTTAGGCTTTAATTGTCCTCAATCGTCACACCTGTGTAACCTGCACGTTAGACCGCGGCTGTCTCCAAACTAGTCGTGATGTCACACACAAATCCTCACGTTTGAGGCGAGTAACTTTCTCCTTGATGAACGTGAAAACATCCTTCTGCTGCTGATTGTTTATAACAATATAAGCTCCAAACACGACGCATGCTGCCCCAGTAATGCGGATCAACTGTGGCTGATGTGAACGCCAAAAGTATTTCCTAATCCGAGACGGTCCCACGAGCTCATTGTTTCTGCCCTCAGCTCAGTCAACCAGGATGTTGGCACCCAATAAAGAGTCATTGTTACTGGTTCCAGTAGAACAACCTGCAGGGAGGATCTCATGTTCCGGTTTTACGTCAAACGGATTCTTTGATTGGAGGCAGTTTGTCAACTTTCCTCACCGTGGTTTCTTTTCCTGCAGCAACCGATATGTCGCTCAAATGTTTGTTCGACGGTGTACTTTTTAGTCTAATTGCATAAGAATGAATTGTTGCTTGTGTTGAgtcttttgtttcattcattcttttttttttttttacaaacttttAGGCCCCACAACGAAGATGAACATGTTCCAGTCGGTTACAAGCGCTTTGGACCACACTCTGGCCAGTGACCCAACAGCAGGTACGTTTTATAGCTTTCATTAGTTGGCCATCTGCAAAGGGTCAACCTCATTTGACCTCATCTATCATCACGCTGTATTTTGAAATTGCTTTTAAATCGTCCTCTTAACCTTGTAAGACTAGACATGAAGTGTTGCACCGCAGTATGTAGCAGTTCACATTTGAAGGATTTAAAGCGATATTGTCACTAATGGAGGGTATATTATATTACTTTAAAGCCATTTTGCATTGCAATTACACTTCATAATGATGTTGTCGTCATGCTGTTAGAATCTGCAGTTCTACATATAATATTATTAAACAACAGACTATTAATGTTATCGTATGACACCAATGTAACAATATGAACGCTGTAAAACAACTTCAGTAGTTGAGGGTTTGTTGCTGTATATAATGAGGTGTTCTTTTGGATGCCTCATCTGGACGTCTTTCGACAGCATCCTGATGTTGTCAGAGACTGATGGTTTCTTCATACGCAGGTTTACCCCTGTTGTATACGCAGTGGACCATCACCTGTTCTTTAGACCATCTCCGTGATGGAAACGATCCCTTTTTCAACCTCCCGTGGCAGTCGTCGATGGCCCTCATGTGgcgagacatttttcttttttctcaaagcctttttaaaacaaatgtaactAATAGTGCAACCTTTACGGGATGTAGCACTAGATATTTTTCCCATTCCTTGAATTTAACAGGAACGTTCGTTTCTCTTTATGGATCTTCGAAATCACTgctaaaatatatgtttttgtgCCACACATCATACGTCTAGACATATAGGACAGGACACGTATATGGTATTATTGACAATTATGCGAATTGAACACTCATTCATGCATTCATAATGTTCAGGCTGGTCCTTTACACAGTTGTCTTAACTGAGGAGCGTTTCATGAGTCCTTTGTGGCAAGCTTGCACAATACCGCCGTATGAAGGGGAACAATGTGTTATGAGTTCTTCATGAAGGGTAGACTTGTATGTCTATCTCCTCTCTTTGTATGATCAtaattttctttatttagtcAGTTGTGACTTTTAATCTTGACTTACTTATTCTGACACACCTTGACtccctgtgttgtgtgtgtgtgtgtttccctgcaGTCATCTTTGGGGAAGATGTTGCCTTCGGGGGAGTGTTCCGATGCACAGTGGGTCTGCGAGACAAATACGGTAAGATGTTCCTCTTCTGTCCGCATCGAACCACGTACCCACAAGGTGGCAGCAGAGGACTGTGAATCTCGCCACCTCCTGTCTTGCAAGGTCATATTACTGCTCAGTGTTCACCTAGAGGACCAGAAGGATCCCTTTGCACTCATTTTGTAGCAGCCGGACAAGCGACACATGAACGAGCTGATAAAGAATGTCAGTAGCTTCTTGTCTTAAATAGTGTATCAGGCCCCTCAAACTAGCTTGCACATATCAAGCGGTCCTTTTAATATGCCCCATGTCCACAGGTAGCAGTCGTAGCACGCATTGGCTTATTAAGGATAAATCAGAATTGGCGCATGTGTCCGCTAAAGAGCAGCTGGATACAGCAGTGCAGACGTGCCAGAGATGAGTTTGTTTCGTTGAAAGGCCTTTTTATCAGCAGACATTTTCACTTGTCATAGTAGCAACGGCACAGGCGCTACTTTTAGATGTGACAATGGCTCCGATCTATTCAAGTGGCCCGAGTTAGCGGTGACATTGAGTCACCACCTCGCCACCGGGACCCTGAAGCCCAAGCAGCCAAATGGCATTTGGCCGTATGTGCTGTGCCTTTCCCATCGTAACATGTTAAAATGCCTCCTGTGAAAAATATGTACGGGGATTTATCTGCTTTGAGAGAGATCTGCAGCCACCGTCCGTTCCATTAGTGGCTTATATGCCCTCCTGGTTTTAGTAGCTGAGGCTTTTCGCTTCTAAATAAACTGACGCTTTATTCTAGTTCTGGATAGGGATGCACTGACACCAATTTTTTCAGACCAAGGACTGAGAATATGAGTACTTTTAGAACAGGTTTTCATTTTCACCAGATGTTCCTCACTTTCTGAgttttacaaatgaaattgaaaacacaatgctgttgccaacattttaacattgatttatcCCGGCAAAAAACAAATAGTAGCTCTTTGTTAATTATGAACCGCTGCCGTCAGGAAAAAgtgaaaataagaaataaaggtCTCTTTTGAGAGCTGTGCAAAGCTCAAAGTGGAGGCATGTCTCAGAAAGAATAACACCGGCCCACTTTAAGGGCGCCTGAGGTGGCGTTGTTGCTAACGTCTCTAATAACTCCCTACACTTTAATCATCAGGTGACGGACAAGCAAGACACGGAACTTGTCTTGGTCTCCTCACAGGACTTGAAGAGTAGTCTCATTTAttgcgcgtacacacacacacacacacccacccctgTGGGGgtgtattagtagtagtagtagtagtagtaaccTGCAGCTGTCAATAAATACTGGCTGATTCCTGTTTGTGCATCAGGTAAAAGTTCCAGCTGGGAGGCTTATGGGGCTCGAGTGACGAGAGGTTGTGGTCACGTTGACGAAGTGGTATCTGATGCGGTCGTCTCGGACGTAGTCTTTGAACCCAACGCGGGTGCTGGTCTATCACTAACTATGCCGCCCTCGGTATATGCGCTCCGATACACCTTGGCAGTTAGACGAACTCTTTTCTGACATCACGACTCTGAAGACAATGGTCCGTTGTCCACAGGTTTATTGACATGAGAAagagtaaaactaaaacacacaaaagacataataaatacaaatgaagtgcATTGTCTTCGACcgctactttatatatttatgcttatttactttgttatttattaagtcATATGGACTTTAATGACAGCCATAGCAGTGCAGTTACCAACCCGAATGACTCAATAGGccatgtgcacaaaaatatccaaactaaacattgtcacaaaaataatcacCTGAGATGATAAtggacaataaaacaaatcaatacgtaCCAACGATGCTATCAAAAAGGTATAGGATGCAGGCAGACTCAACTGAATTGAAAAGCTAccaatacaaacagcagttcTGAGCCATATTCTTCATCgacttcctggttcctgtcacctgacaaattacagcacatttcctgttttcaaaataaaacatagcatTGATTTAACGTTTGTGACAAAACACTAACTCTGCAGTTCAGTCGGCCAATGAAAAGTAAATCTTCTGGGAGCCGAAAGGACGGGCGTCATGGCAACAGCATTAAGCTATTTTCCGTCTGCAGCAGGTTATGTTTCAAGATCGATGCAGAGTAGAATTGATGAGTTTTTAACCAAAGTGTTGGTAACTAATTTCCTGTGGATTTATTAAAAAAGCTATTACATTTCGAcccaaatcattttcttttttacagtaaaTCTGGAAACAACCAATTTGCAAAATTCAGATCCTCTAAAAGCTGGTGGAATAAAGGGAGTACAGAAACTCTGCTTTGTTCTTGTATTGTTTAACAAGGTGCACAAGTAGGATTACCTACATGTCAGCAGGTTGACGTTTCCTATTTTGAGTTCATCTCTATTTCTTCCTTTTCAATAAcatgcctttttgttttcattgacGTCAGGAGTGTTGACCTTTTTACAGAGAGGGATCATTATTTTCCATCTCATCTTTGCGCACAGCGACTGGAGCAAATCTGTTTACATCCCTCTCTCGATTGAAAGGGACGGCGCACACCTTTGCCGCTCACCATCATTATCCACAGCAGAGGTTAATGCCGGGTGAACCTTGAATGGCTTTTCACGAGGCGGACGCATTCTCCTCGCTGACAATGGAAACAAcgagcgcatgtgtgtgtgcgtccactaAAAGCAACGTTGGCACACAGCCCTGGCTATAAAGTGTACCCTAACATTTACAACTATTAAAATGTCTATTCTAGACCAGCGTCGACCCAAGGTGCATGTGGTCACACGTGGTGTTATTGGTATACAGGTTTTTCTCTAATTCAGTTTCCATAGAAACTTATTtgggatgctttttttttcttttttttttacattcaggtgacttttaataattatttttagaATCCTATTAAGTGCATAGGATACGTTTGACTTTCCCACTTTTCGTTCTGGGTGAAGGAATCTtgtttacaaaatgttgcttgAATAATTCCCAAAACGTTTCTGGAAACTATATATAGCATTGCTTTGGTGACCCACAGAATCTGTTTCACAGAAGCTGTATTTTTGAGGCAGAGCACAGGATTATGATCACTTTATTGTTCATGCATCTGAGGGTTTGGGTTGCTGATCAAACTCTGAGTGAGGGCAGAGTTGCACTGCTGAGAAGACCAAATCTTCCCAGGAGAACTGAAAAAGACTGGATTAGCAAATGAGATGCAAGCAAAAAATAACAACTCTCGACCAAAATTTAGAGTCCCACTCTTGCGGCTCCTCTTTAGATTACAGGGTGGAGGACGTTGGATGTTGTGTGTGCGCATCATGGTTCGCTACAGCTGATGAGGAGTCATCATTGGTCACTCCATTTGTTTTAGGGCTGTATGGCATTTTAAGGATGGTGTTCTTTGCAATGTCTGTAAGTGTGCTGCCCGGTTCTGTTTCAACTCTGTTCTCCCTCATCCAGTAGCCACTTCAActgttttcctcctctcccccaggTAAGGACCGAGTCTTCAACACGCCCCTCTGTGAGCAGGGGATTGTGGGATTCGGCATCGGTGCGGCTGTTGCTGGTGCCACAGCAATTGCAGAGATCCAGTTTGCCGACTACATCTACCCGGCCTTTGACCAGGTACTTCGggagattttcttctttttgttcatCTCTCGCTTTGTCCATCACATGTCCGTGCTAACAAACTGTGGAAGGTGATTTCTTGGAGCCAGAGGTGACGTCTTTCAATGTCCGCAGTCCAAACATTGAGGATCATTACTTGAGACGATGACGGAACAAGTTCCTCACATCCACATATTCTTTCACATCTGGGAGAGAGACAAACTATGTTCAATGAGCAACGGTTTTAAGTCGTCTAATTTTGTCAGTGTCGCACACAGAACTGTGACGAGAAGTCTCCTAGACATTGTTACACGCTGCAAAGAAACACCTGGAAACAGAAACCGTAATTTACAGCCGTTTTATACTTGTGTAAATATAGATGTGGTCCAGGAAGAAGCGAtccctcttttcctttgttgaAGGGCTGGAAAGTACGCTGACCCAACTCCT
This genomic stretch from Gasterosteus aculeatus chromosome 20, fGasAcu3.hap1.1, whole genome shotgun sequence harbors:
- the ttk gene encoding dual specificity protein kinase Ttk gives rise to the protein MEEEEHTDRKQQLAMLYQKINKIKQYFDEDDTDQINHVIDSNSPEYCLSYLMDLEKKGDPHLNHNHLNRLIDFHTRVFSNMPLGKHCQNESYARLLVRFAELKAIQDVNEAEANFNVARSHSQNFAFVHIAHAQFEHSQGNTKRAIHIVQNAIELGAKPKELLEAALQSMQSGKPHFFFSEDKENVLQSSNSDPHSSVKKRSVFQKVCRTSDGSSDLQLSSIFGSGPEPLGRSSDEQLSGWRSESHCKRVLGMPGRVPVVRFPIPEKDDDDDDINEKPSKRNDSSIHTRLSRQTSGSNANLAFGLSSTKKKDVDVDRLYHRPPAVSPPHCPWEEQAAVDSTTALLNTHDARDAPRMEDVTFTFDQVVNTNSPESCWTYLMNLEKRGSPHTDMNLLNKLMDCYSKIFSRLPIRQFSKNASYARILVRYAELRGIEDPDEAQDHFIVARSNCKGFAFVHIAHAQFEVSQGNVIKATSILHKAQALNARPAQLLEMAVRNLKAGEKQLVVTREEEPPTDWQTVAAVSASTGGRNQELQLPARVPVRRSTEQPKAASKEPASEWKMPAVTNRHVSPEDKQTTPPEPRPGPFMLEPLPTPSLNPPSRMNPQSVCQTPNGYRNRCASSFITPVVKRGPEVPSSAVAAHRAAPVQQPCTPLNQASGFQTPQSSFSALSNETITIKGKQFFILKMIGRGGSSKVYQVLDHKKQLFAVKYVDLEEADAQTIESYKNEIVHLNRLQQYSDQIIKLYDYEITTSYIYMLMECGNLDLNTWLRNRKTVNPLERKFYWKNMLEAVDTIHKHGIVHSDLKPANFVIVNASLKLIDFGIANRIQPDVTSIMKDSQVGTLNYMPPEAIKDTSSQAGKARSKISPKGDVWSLGCILYCMTYGKTPFQSIVNQIAKLHAIIDPSHGMEFPDIAEKDLLDVLKRCLVRNPRERISIAELLEHPYLQLKNQTTPGPERCSNGDLQRILTDLAALQSPKSIVRAANNLARMCSSGRKLDVAECAKPST